Within the Nerophis ophidion isolate RoL-2023_Sa linkage group LG01, RoL_Noph_v1.0, whole genome shotgun sequence genome, the region GCGGGCGGACCCACAGAGGCCATCTTCGTGGCTGACGAGGACCAGGGTGCGGCCGCTGAGGAGGACGTtcggggtacggccacacccgtggccggagCGGAGGTGGATGCGCCCGCTGAGGGGGACGTccagggtacggccacacccgtggctgACATGGAGGAGCAGGCACTGATGCTGGCAGAAGGGCAGGAGCTAGTCTCAGCCGTGGAGCAAGTACTGGTATCGGCCGCAGAGCAAGTAGTGGTATCGGCCACTGAGCTGGAGCCGGTTTTGGCCGCTGAGCAGGAGCTAGTATCGGCCGCTGAGCAGGAGCTGGTGGAGCAGGAAATGGTTCCCCCCGCGGAGCAGGTACTGGTCTCTGCCGCGGAGCAGGAGCTGGTATTGGCCGCTGAGCAGGAGCTGGTATTGGCCGCTGAGCTGGTACTGGTGGAGCAAGAAATGGTATGCGCTGCGGAGCAGGTACTGGTCTCCGCTGCGGAGCAAGAACTGGTATCGTCCGCTGAGCTGGTACTGGTGGAGCAGGAACTGGTATCCGCCACGGAGCAGGTACTGGTCTCCGCCGCGGAGCTGGAACTGGTATCAGCCGTGGAGCAGGCAAAGGGACCCACCGAGGAGAACAAGGAGAAAGGCTCAGACATGGACTAGAACTACGATTAGAACTAAGGATAAcgctagggcttgggcaaggacttgggCGAGGACCAGGACTAACAATCAGACTAGTGCTTTGACAAGGGCTTGGGCAAGTACCAGGACTTAGTCATACCAGGgtttgggcaagaactaggacagacggtcaaactagggcttgggcaaggactgggactaacaatcataccggtgctcgggcaaggacttggacaaggactaggatttacagtaacactggggctcgtgcaagaacttgggcaaggactagggttcggactaagaccacgagggaaATCAGAACACGGACTATGATTCGGACTACAAATACGACTCAAAcagaaactcggaccaggactagGACTACAATCACGACTCGGAATAGGACTCGGATCAGGACTCGGATTAGGACTAGAACaaaaactcggaccaggacttggactacgactcaatctacAAGTCGGTCGACGAGTAAGACTAGAACACGGACTACGAAGACGGTAGGACTTGAACTCTGACAAAGTACAGAACTGGGACTAGAACAAAGACTTatgcacggacggaacacaggtggaggaggtctaggaggccgtaatGGCTTAACAGGACAGGACACAGGCGGAGGacgtctaggaggccgtagtggcttaacaggacGGAACACAGGCGGAGGAGGTCTAGAGGGAAGTACAGACTTAACCGGGGGGAACTCCGGTGAAGGAGGTCTAATGGGCCGGAGTTTCAAGTGCTGGGATAGAGGTGGGAGAGGTTTGACCGGTTGTCGAGGTGGCTTAGTTGTttgcagctgtgctacctccgtagcacggCTGCTAATACTAGCACCCCCCCTCCTTAAAACGCGAATTTAGGCGCGCTCCCCGAGGTCAGAAACTGACCCCTAGGGTGGGCGGCGGCATGTTTGGAGGATTGCAGACTCTTCCCCTCTAACCTGTTCAAATTCCTCTCTAAGGGGGAAGGGACAAGGCACAGACTTGGGCGGGAAACGAGAATTACGAAGCGGGGAAGCAAGTGTGGGGGGCCAATACTGACCAGAACTGTGGTGGCGAAAAATGCCCTGATAATAATTAATCTTAGAATTAACGTCATTGTTTGGCGGGTGACTGGGCATGGGGGTGCAATAATTGTCCTTATAAATCTTCTTTAAAGAAAATAGGTCTTTGGGTGACAAATGAGAAAATTCTGAATCAAAAAACTCATCGTCACTGCTATCATCGGAAAAAAAATTCTGTGGAGAGTCTAACAAGGGGTTAATAGTGACATCATAGGGAGGCAGGAACAAAGTGACGTCACTTTGAGTGACAGGGGAGGCGGAAGCTTGTGCAGGGCTAAAGGAGCTAACAGAGTGGTGGTTGGAAACAGGAGAAACGAACAAGCTACCAACCCTAAATGAAAAGTCCAGGGCTGTAGCGGTGGAGTACTTGGCTGGATATTCTGCTTGGTGGGGACGGAGTTTTGGAAGATCCCACGCAAGGTGACGCGTTTCTGCTGGCCGGTTTCTGTTACGATAGCGCCGCATCGTGGATGTGCGGGGAGTGTTGCCTCTTGATGCACGGGATCAAAACAagcaggaatgaaggtaggaacaggttttaatataaaaatacaaaataaaacttgtacTAACAGTAAAATAAAAGTGTGCCAATGCACGGGAAGCAGAATACAAAACGTTAGCAAAAGGCAGAGTTCaaaaagtccataaagcgcgagccgagCGGGCGGAGGCTAAGCTACACTTAGCAGACAGAATACAACCATGCAGACAAAACTCACGTAACTGTTGCGGGTAGCAAACAAACCGGCAAGGCAGAACAAAGGTAGCAGGCTGGCTTAAATACAAAATCAGAATCACAGACAGGTGTGCGCCTGACACCAGTGCAGGTGAAACAGATGACAAAGCCATGGTGAcggatgtaaacaaggaagtgctcaaatactggaatcagcagattccaaaatgtgatcaaaacatacacaaaagcaaacaacaaacgatccatgaagtggatcgtaacaaaaataaaagaataatctAACATATGCAGGCATTTCTCATTCTTACTTTATAAAACATTTaagaatagcaatggatttggagATTTTTCCcttagcccagacttccctctcgctagccacttcgtccagctcctcccgggggatcccgaggcgttcccaggccagccgggagagatagtcttcccaacgtgtcctgggtcttccccgtggtctcctaccggtcggacgtgcccaaaacacttccttagggaggcgttcgggtggcatcctgaccagatacccgaaccacctcatctggctcctctcgatgtggaggagcagcggctttactttgagtccctcccggatggcagagcttctcaccctatctctaagggagagccccgccacacggcggagggaactcatttcggccgcttgtacccgtgatcttatcctgttggtcatgacccaaagctcatgaccataggtgaggggaacgtagatcgaccggtaaattgagagctttgccttccgatccgcctgtcactctcacgatccactcttccctcactcgtgaacaagacttcgaggtacttgaactcctctacttggggcaagatggtctccccaacccagagatggcacgccacagttttccaggcgagaaccattgactcggacttggaggtgctgattcccatcccagtcgcttcacacttggctgcgaaccgatccagtgagagctgaagatcttggccagatgaagcagagacctaatcctgcagccaccaaaacaGATCCCCTCAACTTCCTGAATGCGCCTAGATATTCTGtacatgaaagttatgaacagaatcagtgacattGGACAGCctaggcggagtccaaccctcactggaaacgggtccgacttactgccgtcaatgcggaccaagctctgacaatgatcgtaccgccacaatcagacagtccgttccacccgaatgacagagcttctcatccaATCTCTTAGAGCccagcagcaattcaaggaaatacggtatagtgcttttctctagtgactcaaagcacttttacatagtggaacccagtatttaagttacatttaaaacagtgtgggtggcactgggagtaggtggataaagtgtctagcccaaggacacgacagtgactaggatgactgaagcggggatcgaacctggaaccctcgagtttctggcacagccactctaccaaccgagctataccgccccggtctGGTGTggaggatgaacttgactggcctgctcagagtcctgacccgaacccgatagaacacctttgggaggaATTAGAACGGGGATTAAGAGCGGGGCCTTCTCAAaccaacatcagcgtgtgacctcaccaacgCGCTTTTTGGAAAAACGATCGG harbors:
- the LOC133558151 gene encoding uncharacterized protein LOC133558151, yielding MCGECRLSMHGIKTSRNEGEDPRCPQKKNIQRTPLPQPWRRVGKSPVPESTGDITSGGGGWNAAATKVWAGGPTEAIFVADEDQGAAAEEDVRGTATPVAGAEVDAPAEGDVQGTATPVADMEEQALMLAEGQELVSAVEQVLVSAAEQVVVSATELEPVLAAEQELVSAAEQELVEQEMVPPAEQVLVSAAEQELVLAAEQELVLAAELVLVEQEMVCAAEQVLVSAAEQELVSSAELVLVEQELVSATEQVLVSAAELELVSAVEQAKGPTEENKEKGSDMD